CTACCATACTTGCCCATATATCGGGCAAGATACGGATGAATTTCATCAAAATACTGCCCGGCGACAAAGTTACGGTGGAACTGACGCCGTACGACTTAAACCGCGGCCGCATCACTTACCGCTTCAAATGAATCCGGCAAGCAGCAAGGAGGGCAAATCATGAAAGTCAGACCGTCTGTCAAAGCCATCTGCGAAAAATGCAAAGTCATAAAGCGCAAAGGCAATGTCATGGTCATTTGCGAAAACCCCAAACACAAACAAAAACAAGGATGATAAGGAGGCAACACCCATGGCGCGTATTTCCGGCGTAGACTTGCCGCGCGACAAACGTATAGAATACGCTTTGCCGTATATTTATGGCATAGGGCTTACCCTGTCCAAAGAAATACTCAAAAGCACCAAAATAAACCCCGACACCAGAGTGCGGGACCTGACGGAAGAAGAAATAGCCAGGCTGCGCGAAATTATTGACAAAGAATATAAAACGGAGGGCGACCTTCGCCGCGAAGAATCCCTCAACATAAAGCGGCTGGTTGAAATCGGCTCTTACCGCGGGCGCCGCCACCGCGCCGGGCTGCCCGTGCGCGGCCAGAACACCAAGACCAACGCGCGCACGCGCAAAGGACCTAAACGTACGGCCGGGGGCAGGAAAAAATAAACTATATTTGAGGAGGGATTGTTTTAGTGGCTGCCACAAAAAAAGTTGTCCGCACCAAGAAAAAAGAGCGCAAAAATATTGAGCATGGTGTCGCCCATATCCGTTCCACCTTCAACAATACCATCATCACGATAACCGACATAAAGGGCAGCACCATCAGCTGGGCATCGTCCGGCGGGCTGGGTTTTCGCGGCTCAAGGAAAAGTACGCCCTTCGCCGCGCAGACGGCGGCCGAGCAAGCCGCCAAAGCCGCCATGGAACACGGCCTTAAAAAGATAGAAGTATTTGTGAAAGGGCCGGGCGCCGGGCGCGAAGCGGCCATACGCTCCTTGCAGGCCACCGGGCTGGAAGTAAATTCCATCAAGGACGTTACGCCTATCCCGCATAACGGCTGCCGCCCGCCCAAACGCAGAAGAGTTTAATGAGGAGGTTGAAATCTGATGGCAATTGACAGAGCGCCCGCGCTTAAAAGATGCCGTTCGCTCGGCTTGGAGCCGGGGATCATCGGGCTGAGCAAAAAATCGAAGGTCCAGCCCAAACGCACCAACAAAAAACCGAGCGAATACGGCATACAGCTCAGAGAAAAACAAAAGGCGAAATTCATATACGGCATTTTGGAAAGGCCCTTTAAAAGATACTACGAAAAAGCGAAAAAAATGCAGGGAGTTACCGGCGAGAACCTGCTCAACCTCCTGGAAAGAAGGATCGACAACGTAGTTTTCCGCTTGGGGCTTGCCAGCACTCGCAGGCAGGCGCGCCAGTTGGTAACGCACGGGCACATCCTCGTCAATGGCCGGCGCCTCGACATACCCTCCGCCATCGTCAAAGCGGGCGACGTCGTCGGCATCCGGGAAAAAAGCCGCACAAGCGAATACTTCAAGGCGATCGCCGAACTCACGGGGCCGGCGTCCGTACCGGCCTGGCTGACTTACAACAAGGACACCATGACAGGGAAAGTCGACCGTTTGCCCGCGCGCGCGGAAATAGACGCGCCGATCGCCGAGCATTTGATCGTCGAACTATATTCAAAATAATCGGCCCTCTAATTTTAGCAGCTAACGTAGGAGAAAATGCGTATACGACAGGAGGGTTTTCATGATAGAAATAGAAAAA
This is a stretch of genomic DNA from Acidaminococcales bacterium. It encodes these proteins:
- the rpsK gene encoding 30S ribosomal protein S11, with the translated sequence MAATKKVVRTKKKERKNIEHGVAHIRSTFNNTIITITDIKGSTISWASSGGLGFRGSRKSTPFAAQTAAEQAAKAAMEHGLKKIEVFVKGPGAGREAAIRSLQATGLEVNSIKDVTPIPHNGCRPPKRRRV
- the infA gene encoding translation initiation factor IF-1, with product MAKQDAIEVPGTIVEALPNAMFKVKLENGPTILAHISGKIRMNFIKILPGDKVTVELTPYDLNRGRITYRFK
- the rpsD gene encoding 30S ribosomal protein S4 — protein: MAIDRAPALKRCRSLGLEPGIIGLSKKSKVQPKRTNKKPSEYGIQLREKQKAKFIYGILERPFKRYYEKAKKMQGVTGENLLNLLERRIDNVVFRLGLASTRRQARQLVTHGHILVNGRRLDIPSAIVKAGDVVGIREKSRTSEYFKAIAELTGPASVPAWLTYNKDTMTGKVDRLPARAEIDAPIAEHLIVELYSK
- the rpsM gene encoding 30S ribosomal protein S13 translates to MARISGVDLPRDKRIEYALPYIYGIGLTLSKEILKSTKINPDTRVRDLTEEEIARLREIIDKEYKTEGDLRREESLNIKRLVEIGSYRGRRHRAGLPVRGQNTKTNARTRKGPKRTAGGRKK
- the rpmJ gene encoding 50S ribosomal protein L36, with product MKVRPSVKAICEKCKVIKRKGNVMVICENPKHKQKQG